A window of Exiguobacterium sp. FSL W8-0210 genomic DNA:
CGTTTGGAAGTGAGAATGCCGGTGTGAGTAGCGAAAAGAGGGGTGAGAATCCCCTCCGTCGAAAGCCCAAGGTTTCCTGAGGAAGGCTCGTCCGCTCAGGGTTAGTCTGGACCTAAGCCGAGGCCGAAAGGCGTAGGCGATGGATAACAGGTTGATATTCCTGTACCGCCGATCCACCGTTTGAACAATGGGGGGACGCAGGAGGATAGTGACGCATGCGGATGGAAGTGCATGTGCAAGTTTCAAGACCGTCTGATTGGCAAATCCGTCAGGCACCAAAGTCAAGGAACGACGCGGAGTCCCGTAGGGACGTAGGTCACGATTTCACACTGCCAAGAAAAGCCTCTAGTGAGGGGGAAGGCGCCAGTACCGTAAACCGACACAGGTAGGCGAGATGAGAATTCTAAGACGCGCGGGATAACTCTCGTTAAGGAACTCGGCAAAATGGTCCCGTAACTTCGGGAGAAGGGACGCTCTACATGAGTAGAGCCGCAGTGAATAGGCCCAAACGACTGTTTAGCAAAAACACAGGTCTCTGCTAAATCGCAAGATGACGTATAGGGGCTGACGCCTGCCCGGTGCTGGAAGGTTAAGGGGATGGGTTAGCGCAAGCGAAGCTTTGAACCGAAGCCCCAGTAAACGGCGGCCGTAACTATAACGGTCCTAAGGTAGCGAAATTCCTTGTCGGGTAAGTTCCGACCCGCACGAAAGGCGTAACGATTTGGGCACTGTCTCAACGAGAGACCCGGTGAAATCATAGTACCTGTGAAGATGCAGGTTACCCGCGACAGGACGGAAAGACCCCATGGAGCTTTACTACAGCCTGATATTGAGGCTTTGTGCATGATGTACAGGATAGGCGGGAGACGTCGAGCCCGGAGCGCCAGCTTCGGAGGAGTCACCCTTGGGATACCGCCCTTCATGCATAGAGTCTCTAACTCGCAGCCGTGATCCGGCTGGAGGACCGTGTCAGGCGGGTAGTTTGACTGGGGCGGTCGCCTCCTAAACAGTAACGGAGGCGCCCAAAGGTTCCCTCAGAATGGTTGGAAATCATTCGTAGAGCGCAAAGGCAGAAGGGAGCTTGACTGCGAGACCTACAAGTCGAGCAGGGACGAAAGTCGGGCTTAGTGATCCGGTGGTTCCGCATGGAAGGGCCATCGCTCAACGGATAAAAGCTACCCTGGGGATAACAGGCTGATCTCCCCCAAGAGTCCACATCGACGGGGAGGTTTGGCACCTCGATGTCGGCTCATCGCATCCTGGGGCTGGAGTAGGTCCCAAGGGTTGGGCTGTTCGCCCATTAAAGCGGTACGCGAGCTGGGTTCAGAACGTCGTGAGACAGTTCGGTCCCTATCCGTCGTGGGCGCAGGAAATTTGAGGAGAGCTGTCCTTAGTACGAGAGGACCGGGATGGACGCACCGCTGGTGTACCAGTTGTTCCGCCAGGAGCATCGCTGGGTAGCTACGTGCGGACGGGATAAATGCTGAAAGCATCTAAGCATGAAGCCCCCTCCAAGATGAGATTTCCCTTTGAGTAATCAAGAAAGACCCCTCAGAGACGATGAGGTAGATAGGTCACGGGTGGAAGCATGGCGACATGTGGAGCTGAGTGATACTAATCGGTCGAGGCCTTGTTCTAGCAGATGCTTGTTGATGACTTCAGTTTTGAGGGCGCGAGCCCGATCGTCTGGTGACGATAGCCAAGTGGTCACACCCGTTCCCATGCCGAACACGGAAGTTAAGCACTTGAACGCCGAAAGTAGTTGGGGGCTTCCCCCTGTGAGGATAGGACGTTGCCAGGCATATTTATTCCGCAATAGCTCAGCGGTAGAGCAACCGGCTGTTAACCGGTAGGTCGTAGGTTCAAATCCTACTTGCGGAGCCAACGGCCCGTTGGTCAAGCGGTTAAGACACCGCCCTTTCACGGCGGTAACACGGGTTCGAATCCCGTACGGGTCACCATTATACTTTTTGTGCCGGTGTAGCTCAGCTGGTAGAGCAACTGACTTGTAATCAGTAGGTCGCGGGTTCGACTCCTGTTGCCGGCACTGTTTTTTCTCAATTGTATAAGTTCCTAGACAAACTGGGGGGGTAGCGAAGTGGCTAAACGCGGCGGACTGTAAATCCGCTCCCTCGGGTTCGGCGGTTCGAATCCGCCCCCCCCCACCATGTCGAGCCATTAGCTCAGTTGGTAGAGCATCTGACTTTTAATCAGAGGGTCGCAGGTTCGAATCCTGCATGGCTCATTTCTTGCGGAAGTAGTTCAGTGGTAGAATACGACCTTGCCAAGGTCGGGGTCGCGGGTTCGAATCCCGTCTTCCGCTTTTTCTTTCGGGGCCTTAGCTCAGCTGGGAGAGCGCCTGCCTTGCACGCAGGAGGTCAGCGGTTCGATCCCGCTAGGCTCCACCAATTTTATTTAAAGATCTTAAGCGAGTTTCGTTCGTCTTAAGTTTTTTTTATATGAAATGCCAAGCATAACCAGAGTACGTACGCAAGAACACCGTGATTCCCTTCACGGTGTTTTTTTGTATATTCATGCGTTTTTTTGTTGAGTTGAACCACTTGTTTGTTACCGCTTACAATATATGTAGAAGTGACTATGACATAGGGGGAATATCGTATGAACATCGCGTATATCAGCGTACCGTACCGTTATGGACAAGGAAAGCCAGGCACTGAACACGGACCTGCTGCTGTCGAAAAAGCGGGTCTACTCGCGACACTCGAAGCACGGGGACAAGAAGCAGTACGCTACGGGGAAGCGGCTGTTTTATCCGAGGATGCGGCCCGAGAAGAAGATCCGAAGCTGAAACGTCTTGAAGGCGTCGTCCATACGACGAATGACTTGCATCTAATTGTACATGATGCGTTATCGGAGCAACGTTTTCCGTTATTAGTCGGTGGTGATCACAGCATGGCGATCGGAACGATTGCAGGGTTACGTCAGACTGTACCACGTCTTGGAGTCATCTGGTTCGATGCACACGGTGATTTGAATACACCGGAAACATCACCGTCTGGTAACATCCACGGTATGCCGCTCGCTGTAGCCCTTGGGGAAGGACATCAGCGTTTAACCGAAGTCGGAGGAACCGATATCAAGTTGCAACCGGAACATCTCGTCTTCATCGGATTACGTGACGTTGATCCAGGAGAACAAGAGCTGATTGATCGTCTTGGTATTCGTGTCTATGATATGGAAGCAATCCGAACTCGGGGAATGGACGCGATCATGGAAGAAGCGATTGCCTATTTGAAGGAAACGACGGATGCGTTCTATCTTAGCTTTGATATGGATGGTCTCGATCCATCACTCGTCGTCGGTACAGGAACACGTGTCGCTGACGGTATTTTCTTAGACGATGCGAAGACAGTGCTCAAGCATTGCGCAACGGCAGAAGATTTCATTGCAGCTGAATTCGTTGAAGTGAATCCGTTGCTTGAAGAAGGAAACGGAACAGCAGAACTTGCGAATGAACTGATCGGAGATCTACTTTTGGCAATGGAAACACATCGCTTAGTAAAATAATGGATAGAACTTGAACTCTTTTCATCGGGGTTCAAGTTTTTTTTGTTACAATTTAAAAGGAGATGAAACATTTATCGGTCGACTTCGTATAAGAGATTGACCGCATAGAGCGGGGGGTATTCAAAGTGGAAGAAACGACACTACGCTTAATTGAGCGAGTGAAGCAGGGAGACCGTGATGCATTCGCGGCACTTGTTGATCTATATAAGGAAGGTGCCTTTCTTGTGGCTTTCCGCGTCTTGCGCGATCGAATGGAAGCGGAGGATGCGACACAGGAAGCCTTCATCCGTGTATTTACGAAGATTGATTCGTATAATGCACAATGGAAGTTCCGGACTTGGTTGTACCGAATCGTCACGAACGTATCGATTGACCGATTACGGAAAAAGAAACCTGACTATTCTCTTGATGCTGAGATGTCAGGTACTGAAGGACTGACATTGTATTCACAACTCGAGAGCAAGGACACCTTGCCGGAGGACCAAGTGGTCGATAACGAGCAACGAAACGAAGTTGGGGACGCGATTGCAGCTTTACCAGAAAAATACCGTGTCCCACTCGTCCTGAAATATGTAGAAGATCTTTCGCTAAAGGAAATCAGTGAAATGATCGAATTACCTGTCGCTACTGTCAAAACTAGAATTCATCGTGGACGAGAAGCGCTGAAGAAGCATTTTGCTAAACGATGAGAAGGAGGAACTCACCATGTCACGAGAGCATGTACATGAACGGATCCAGGATTATTTAGACCAAAACCAACCACCTGAGGAATTCGAGCGATTAGAAGCAGAGTTACGAGAAGTAGACGCGATGGACGAGTTCGAAGAGTATCGGCTCCTTGATGCTCGACTGCGTCAACTTCCAGCGCCTAAATTATCGGCAGATTTTACATCCCGCGTGCTGGCACAATTGCCTGAACAGGTGGAGACGCCAAGCGCTGCTTTGCTACACCAACCGCAACCGTCTCGTTTTGGAGGTAAGATGAAGCAGTACCCATTGCTCGCGGCAGCGGCTGTTTTCTTACTCTTGTCGGTCGGTAGCCTAGGTGGTTATATGGCACAAGAAGAACATGACTTATCCTATACGAATGCACCAGGTATCGTCGCTCAAAATGGCGAGGTCGTCGTCCCGAAAGGCGTCACGGTCGATCAAGATCTATATGTCGAAGGTGGGAACGTCCGAATCGAAGGGAAAGTCAATGGCGATGTCATGACCGTTGACGGGAAAGCTTACACGGCGAGTGCTGGTAGCGTGACCGGAGAAATCAAGGAAATTGATCAATTATTCGAACGCGTTTGGTACGGAATCAAGCGTCTATTTCAATAATCAGCTGGGACGAGTCGAACTCGTCCCTTTGTGCTATAATGGAAACTGTTTAAATCAGATGAGTTAGGGGGCACGGTTGGTGAATTACTTCAGCTGGCAACCACTTCAATTTCAATTGTTGAAACTGGGAGAAAACGTACATTGGTACGATTATATTAATGACGTGATTGATATTGCGGTCGTGACTTTCGTCATTTACCGTCTCATGATCATTGTCAAAGGAACAAAAGCAGTCCAGCTCATTAAAGGGATCTCGGTCATTTTGATCAGTTGGTTCTTGAGTGGCTTTTTTGGACTCAAAACATTGCAATTCTTATTGAATCAAATCATCACCTACGGGTTACTGGGGATTATCATCATCTTCCAACCCGAACTAAGGCGTGGACTGGAACACTTAGGACGAACGAGTAAATTCTTCTCACGTAGTGCCATCAGTGATGAAGATGAACAAGTTCGAATCGTCGATGCACTCGTATCGTCTGCCCAGTACATGTCAAAACGTCGTATCGGAGCACTCGTGACGATTGAACGCGAGACAGGACTAAGTGAATACGTGGAGACGGGCATTCCGCTCGGTTCACAAATCACGAGTCAGTTGCTGATCAACTTGTTCATTCCGAATACACCCTTACATGATGGTGCCGTCATCGTCCAGCAAGGCAAGTTAGCAGCAGCCGCTTGTTACTTACCGCTGTCTGAGAGTGCACATATCTCAAAAGAGCTTGGAACACGTCACCGTGCTGCCATCGGTGTCAGTGAGGTGACGGATAGCGTCACGCTCGTCGTCTCGGAAGAAACGGGTGGTGTCTCACTCGCTATCAATGGACGTCTGTACCGGGAACTCGACGAAGAATCATTACGGACAAAGTTACTTGAGTCGATCGTCAAGGCCGAACCGACGAATACTTCCTTCTTGAACTGGATGGGGGCGAAAAAATAATGTTCGAAAAGTGGTTCAATGAACGCTGGTTTTTACGCATCGTTGCCGTCGCCTTAGCCGTCATGTTGTATTTGATGGTCGCAGGTTCGAATACGACGGGAAAAAGTGATGCTGCTAGTCTATTACCGATCGCAGGACAAGGTTCGACGAAATTTGACGTGCCGGTCACGGTCCAGTATGATGAATCGCAGTGGGTCGCCTATAATATTCCAGATAGTATGGAAGTGACCGTCAAAGGTCCGTCGAGTAGCTTGACGATGCTCCGGCTCGTCCAAGATTTTGGATTATCGATTGATTTGAAAGGACTCGACCCTGGCTATCATCGTGTCCGTGTCACAGCAACTGGCTTCGGAAAAGATGTCGAGGTGAC
This region includes:
- the rocF gene encoding arginase; translated protein: MNIAYISVPYRYGQGKPGTEHGPAAVEKAGLLATLEARGQEAVRYGEAAVLSEDAAREEDPKLKRLEGVVHTTNDLHLIVHDALSEQRFPLLVGGDHSMAIGTIAGLRQTVPRLGVIWFDAHGDLNTPETSPSGNIHGMPLAVALGEGHQRLTEVGGTDIKLQPEHLVFIGLRDVDPGEQELIDRLGIRVYDMEAIRTRGMDAIMEEAIAYLKETTDAFYLSFDMDGLDPSLVVGTGTRVADGIFLDDAKTVLKHCATAEDFIAAEFVEVNPLLEEGNGTAELANELIGDLLLAMETHRLVK
- the sigW gene encoding RNA polymerase sigma factor SigW; its protein translation is MEETTLRLIERVKQGDRDAFAALVDLYKEGAFLVAFRVLRDRMEAEDATQEAFIRVFTKIDSYNAQWKFRTWLYRIVTNVSIDRLRKKKPDYSLDAEMSGTEGLTLYSQLESKDTLPEDQVVDNEQRNEVGDAIAALPEKYRVPLVLKYVEDLSLKEISEMIELPVATVKTRIHRGREALKKHFAKR
- a CDS encoding anti-sigma factor, yielding MSREHVHERIQDYLDQNQPPEEFERLEAELREVDAMDEFEEYRLLDARLRQLPAPKLSADFTSRVLAQLPEQVETPSAALLHQPQPSRFGGKMKQYPLLAAAAVFLLLSVGSLGGYMAQEEHDLSYTNAPGIVAQNGEVVVPKGVTVDQDLYVEGGNVRIEGKVNGDVMTVDGKAYTASAGSVTGEIKEIDQLFERVWYGIKRLFQ
- the cdaA gene encoding diadenylate cyclase CdaA, which translates into the protein MNYFSWQPLQFQLLKLGENVHWYDYINDVIDIAVVTFVIYRLMIIVKGTKAVQLIKGISVILISWFLSGFFGLKTLQFLLNQIITYGLLGIIIIFQPELRRGLEHLGRTSKFFSRSAISDEDEQVRIVDALVSSAQYMSKRRIGALVTIERETGLSEYVETGIPLGSQITSQLLINLFIPNTPLHDGAVIVQQGKLAAAACYLPLSESAHISKELGTRHRAAIGVSEVTDSVTLVVSEETGGVSLAINGRLYRELDEESLRTKLLESIVKAEPTNTSFLNWMGAKK